A single region of the Vicia villosa cultivar HV-30 ecotype Madison, WI linkage group LG4, Vvil1.0, whole genome shotgun sequence genome encodes:
- the LOC131599721 gene encoding uncharacterized protein LOC131599721, protein MAFRINVRRWILVFALFYICLFLNNFGKADDDESDTQIGGGGGAGNGGGGAGFGGGSGVGGSSSGGSGVGGGGSGGRSFGDPTPIITKALLCFNDKYIYQSCEESYRLSENGNLDVPSEKTDAFCEGPCMSETNLVLSCIDNIFSNFIFYNRATIEDVKETILAGCGYGPQRGNFNVAEHIQSEENKALKITSHVLMGLAFMIMI, encoded by the exons ATGGCATTTCGAATCAATGTTAGACGTTGGATCTTAGTCTTTGCTCTCTTTTATATTTGTTTGTTCTTGAATAACTTTG gAAAGGCTGATGATGATGAGTCTGATACTCAgataggtggtggtggtggagctGGTAATGGCGGCGGTGGAGCTGGTTTTGGTGGAGGTTCCGGGGTTGGTGGTAGTAGCAGTGGCGGATCTGGAGTTGGTGGTGGTGGCAGCGGTGGCAGGAGTTTTGGTGATCCTACTCCAATCATCACAAAAGCCTTGCTTTGTTTCAATGATAAATAT ATTTATCAAAGCTGTGAAGAGTCATACAGATTGAGCGAAAATGGAAACTTAGATGTACCTTCTGAGAAAACTGATGCATTCTGTGAAGGACCATGTATGTCTGAGACAAACTTGGTTCTCAGCTGCATTGACAACATTTTCAGCAACTTCATATTCTACAATAGAGCAACCATAGAAGATGTTAAAGAAACAATTCTAGCTGGATGTGGTTATGGCCCTCAAAGAG GAAACTTTAATGTGGCTGAGCATATCCAGTCTGAAGAAAACAAAGCTTTGAAGATTACAAGTCATGTTCTAATGGGTCTTGCTTTTATGATAATGATCTAA